The proteins below are encoded in one region of Silene latifolia isolate original U9 population chromosome 2, ASM4854445v1, whole genome shotgun sequence:
- the LOC141641842 gene encoding protein FAR1-RELATED SEQUENCE 5-like: MKNLPDKVGPSICQKTNFLKEINSIVWDGEIDTEEFELRWKSILSTYELSDHEWLKSMFDIRATWIPAYFRDIYLGGIMRTTSRSESENSFFGNFTNLHLTLVEFWMRFQSAMDTQQWKYLTVTADDKNTSPKLSTPLLLEKKTAEFYTTTLFYEFQQELQAACFSCGLSPRTIEDYNDHISIMDREKNKVYTVDLTGNKFSCSCKMFERIGLLCKHVLWVLKDRGFDEIPREYLLDRWSKNATCRPIFNVVGTTLLADCVSIENHQSKISELWSEVFTSVSLVEDNEELGDELLELLRSFNEKLMISVKCGKSKKQES, encoded by the coding sequence atgaaaaacCTGCCAGACAAAGTCGGTCCATCAATTTGCCAAAAAACGaactttttgaaggaaataaatTCTATTGTTTGGGATGGAGAGATTGATACAGAAGAATTTGAATTGAGATGGAAGTCGATTCTTTCCACGTATGAGCTTTCTGATCATGAATGGCTGAAATCAATGTTTGACATTCGTGCAACTTGGATTCCCGCCTACTTTAGAGACATATATCTTGGCGGGATTATGCGAACAACATCAAGGTCAGAATCTGAAAATAGCTTCTTTGGGAATTTCACTAACCTGCACCTTACTCTTgtcgagttttggatgcgtttccaATCAGCTATGGATACTCAGCAATGGAAATATTTAACGGTGACAGCTGATGATAAAAACACTTCTCCAAAATTATCAACACCTCTCCTTTTAGAAAAGAAAACTGCTGAATTTTACACAACAACTCTGTTTTATGAATTCCAACAAGAACTCCAAGCTGCATGTTTTAGTTGTGGTCTTTCACCGAGGACGATTGAAGACTACAATGACCATATTTCAATAATGGACCGTGAGAAAAACAAGGTATACACAGTTGATTTGACTGGTAACAAGTTTTCTTGCTCGTGTAAAATGTTTGAAAGAATCGGGTTACTTTGTAAGCATGTTCTGTGGGTGTTGAAGGATAGAGGGTTTGATGAAATACCTAGGGAGTATCTATTAGACAGATGGAGCAAAAATGCAACCTGCCGCCCTATTTTTAATGTTGTTGGGACAACACTCCTAGCTGATTGTGTGTCGATAGAAAACCACCAAAGCAAGATAAGTGAATTGTGGTCGGAAGTATTTACTTCGGTTTCGCTTGTTGAGGATAATGAGGAACTTGGTGATGAGCTGCTTGAACTTCTTCGCAGTTTCAATGAGAAATTGATGATTTCAGTTAAATGTGGGAAGTCAAAAAAACAAGAAAGCTGA